Within Paenibacillus sp. RUD330, the genomic segment TGCAGATCGGATCGGATTTGCTGTCCGTTTCCAAGTCTGCGAGATAGTCGTCCTCCACGATATACACGTCATATTTCTCCGCCATCGATGCGATTGCTTCTTTCTCCCGGCGGGACAAGCTGGTTCCGAGCGGATTGTGGTATCGAGGAACCGTATAAAAAAACTTGATGGAATTGTTCCGGAAATGCCGTTCCAGTTCGTCAAGATCGAGGCCCGATTCCGTTCTGGCCATTCCGATTGCGGTTGCCCCGAGGAGGTTCATGATTTTCAACATTCCGGAATAGCAGGGCTGTTCGACCAGAATCGCCGATTTCCCATTCGGAAAGGGCATGGAGGCAAGCAGGTGAAGCGCTTGTTGGGAGCCGGAGACAACGCTGATCCGTTCGGGTTCGGCAAAAATTTGCGAGAACGCCAGATGCTGAGATATGGCTTTCCGCAGAGAGGGAATTCCGAGAGGATCGCCGTAGGTAAAAAGGTGATCCCCGTAAAGCTGCACCGCCCGGTTCAGCCCGTGCTGAATTTCTTCGTAGGGGATAATGCCGGGATCCGGTGCAGCCGCGGCAAAATCAATCCGCCCTTCCGACCGCTCTTCGGATTTGGAGGTGCGGACAATCGCGTAATGCCCGCTCTTCGGTATGGAATAAATCAGATGTTCTTTTTGCAGCTCTTCAATGGCTCGAATGACCGTGTTTTTGCTGCAGGCCCATTGGGCGCTAAGCTCTCGGATCGAAGGCAATTTACCGCCGGGCTTGATCGATCCGCTGCGGATCCGTTGTTTCAGATCGTCCCTCACATGCTCGTATTTAATGAGTTCCACTCCATTCTGTACGGGTATAGATGTGGAATTATTCATTTCCACCCTCCAACTGTCACTATTATACTAAGCTCATTACATATCGTGAACCTAGGAGGCATACAGATGGAACGGATTCATGATGGTCTGCCGTACAGAATCAGTGACAGCAAGGAAGAGCTGCAGCCGGATGTGGTCATTGCCTTATTGAGGAGCAGTTATTGGGCTGGGGAACGGTCGGAGGAAATGCTCAGAAAAAGCTGGGAGCAATCGCTTTGTTTCGGCGTTTACAGCGCAGACGGGCTCCAAGTAGGTTTCATGCGGGTGATAACGGATGGAGCGACCTTTTCCTGGCTGTGCGACGTGATCGTACACCCTGAACATCGTGGTCAGGGTCTCGGCAAATGGATGATGGCTGTTGCGGTCGAGCTTCCTCCCATCAGCCATACGTCTATCTATCTCAATACACGCGACGCGCATGGACTCTATGAGAAGTACGGCTTCATGCGGCAGGAAATGATGGTCCGCCGGGCAGCGCAATAATACTTGCCCCTGCAGCGGAAACCGATAGGAACAAAGAGCCTCCTTCGGCAGCGAAGGAGGCTCTTCAACGTGTCTATCGCAGGGCGCGCGGGATCAATCCTATGAACGCATGCCCATGATCAATTTGTCGAAATAGAGGCCGATTGCGGAGTCGTCCTCGACCATCCATTTCTCGTAGAAGACCTGGTGCTTCATCGTTTTGTAGAAATCCATCAGCGCCTGCTTCATCGTGAGATTTTGCAGCATCAGCCATGTTGGGTCCCACAGCTTGCGCAAGACCAGATCGACCTGGGTGAGATAGATGCGCGTATTCATCGGGTAAAACACGCCAAGCTGAATGCCGCTGTTGAAGTAGTCGGCGAGCTTGTCTTTGCATAGCTCCACGGCTTGCTCCAGCTTGGACGACAAATCCGGATAGGAGACCTTCAGATCCAGAAGCAGGACATCCGTCAAGTAGAAGGACAGCTTGATGGTGAGCTTGAACGCTTGGGCGAAGGATTCGTTGTAGAACTTCAGCTCTTCTGCGGACGGCCGCGAGAGCGGCTCCTTGGACAACGTCGGAGGTGCCTCCGACAACATTTGATTGGACACGAACCTCGCGAATTTGACGATGATGCATTCCGCGATTTCGTCTTTCGAAGCGAAGTATTTATACATCGTCGCTTTGCTGATATCCATGCATTTGGCCGCATCGTCCATTTTCAAAGGGCTGAAGCCGTGTTTTTGGACATAGGGCATCAAGCGCATAATAAGCTTCTCCCGCTTATCGAATAACGGATCGCATGGGGTTTCCGACATTTCGCAACACCTCCTGTAGACCAACTTCAGTATAGAGCATCTTTCACGGTTTATAAACGTCGTATACGAATTGAACTTATTTTATAAAATTAGTTTACTTTGTATAGAACGATATGCTATTTTAGTTGCAAGCAAATGATCAGCCTGGAGGAGATGCACATGTCAGCAGAAGCCCATGTAGGCACGCCTTTACCCGTCCGTTCGCTCCTTGCGCCGCTGATTGCGATCATCGTCGGATTGTTCATGGTCATCCTGGATACGACGGCGGTCAACGTCGCCATTCCGGTGCTTGCCGATGATCTGCATAGCCCGCTCAGTCTCATTCAATGGACGATCACGGGTTATTCGCTTGCTCAGGCCGTCGTGATTCCGATGGCGGGATGGTTCTCCGACCGCTTTGGAGCGAAGCCGATTTTCATCGTCTCGATTATTTTATTCGTCGCCGGTTCGATTCTCTGCGCGTTCGCCGGCACGGCGGAGCAGCTGATCGTCTTCCGCATCGTGCAGGGCCTGGGCGGCGGGATGGTCGTGCCGATCGCCTTTGCGATGACCTACCGGATCAGCCCCCCCGAATCGGTGGGAAAGATTATGGGGATGATGGGCGTGCCGGTGCTGCTTGCGCCTGCGCTCGGTCCGGTCGTGTCCGGGTATCTAGTCGACTACGTGAACTGGAAATGGATCTTTCTGATCAATATTCCTGTTGGCATCGTCGGAGTGATCATGAGCGTCCTGTACTTGCCGAAATTACCGAAAAAAGCTTCAGCCCCGCTTGATTACGCTGGAATCGCGCTTGCGCCGTTCGCTTTCGGCGGGCTGTCCTACGGGCTGAGCGAAGCAGGGGAGGGGTGGTCTTCCCCAAGGACGATTGCGGGTCTGACCGTAGGCGCCGTCGCGATGGTTCTATTCGCCATCGTCGAGCTTCGGCGCAAGAGCGAGCCTCTGCTGGAGCTGAAGGTATTCCGTTCCGTGCAATTCAGTCGCGGGATCGTGGTGCAGTGGGTGATGCAATTCTCCATGTTCGGGCTGATTTTCGCCATTCCTTATTTCATGCAGCGTCTGATGGGAATGAGCGCGTTCGAGGCGGGA encodes:
- a CDS encoding PLP-dependent aminotransferase family protein, producing the protein MNNSTSIPVQNGVELIKYEHVRDDLKQRIRSGSIKPGGKLPSIRELSAQWACSKNTVIRAIEELQKEHLIYSIPKSGHYAIVRTSKSEERSEGRIDFAAAAPDPGIIPYEEIQHGLNRAVQLYGDHLFTYGDPLGIPSLRKAISQHLAFSQIFAEPERISVVSGSQQALHLLASMPFPNGKSAILVEQPCYSGMLKIMNLLGATAIGMARTESGLDLDELERHFRNNSIKFFYTVPRYHNPLGTSLSRREKEAIASMAEKYDVYIVEDDYLADLETDSKSDPICSYDRSGRVIYIRSFSKIMLPGLRLGVAVLPEALVPLFRLYKSSSDLSTATLSQAVLEIHLGSGLFQRHAALMRERYGNRMQALREACSRYLNEGFRLSRPAGGIFARLELPGHLAAEELAAALRQKDVHVFPTMVCYLPSVDSANGWRLSIIRTNEQEIEDGIRIIRQTADELTSPRRASKPGRSAITWI
- a CDS encoding GNAT family N-acetyltransferase; the encoded protein is MERIHDGLPYRISDSKEELQPDVVIALLRSSYWAGERSEEMLRKSWEQSLCFGVYSADGLQVGFMRVITDGATFSWLCDVIVHPEHRGQGLGKWMMAVAVELPPISHTSIYLNTRDAHGLYEKYGFMRQEMMVRRAAQ
- a CDS encoding TetR/AcrR family transcriptional regulator yields the protein MSETPCDPLFDKREKLIMRLMPYVQKHGFSPLKMDDAAKCMDISKATMYKYFASKDEIAECIIVKFARFVSNQMLSEAPPTLSKEPLSRPSAEELKFYNESFAQAFKLTIKLSFYLTDVLLLDLKVSYPDLSSKLEQAVELCKDKLADYFNSGIQLGVFYPMNTRIYLTQVDLVLRKLWDPTWLMLQNLTMKQALMDFYKTMKHQVFYEKWMVEDDSAIGLYFDKLIMGMRS
- a CDS encoding DHA2 family efflux MFS transporter permease subunit → MSAEAHVGTPLPVRSLLAPLIAIIVGLFMVILDTTAVNVAIPVLADDLHSPLSLIQWTITGYSLAQAVVIPMAGWFSDRFGAKPIFIVSIILFVAGSILCAFAGTAEQLIVFRIVQGLGGGMVVPIAFAMTYRISPPESVGKIMGMMGVPVLLAPALGPVVSGYLVDYVNWKWIFLINIPVGIVGVIMSVLYLPKLPKKASAPLDYAGIALAPFAFGGLSYGLSEAGEGWSSPRTIAGLTVGAVAMVLFAIVELRRKSEPLLELKVFRSVQFSRGIVVQWVMQFSMFGLIFAIPYFMQRLMGMSAFEAGLWTLPQALASAAMMPFSGRLFDRIGARPLVIGGLALLMVGAYLLSTIDPSDSPWLFLVPRALIGFGTGLSFIALNTHLIQTAPKELVGKVTSLTSAAQQVLGSFAIAGLTTLLVSRTNHYSRQGEAPIPDAMSHAFHNAYLLIAILAAAGLLLALTLKRPAKEQAAEPAVMMDAGI